The DNA window GTAGAGAAATGCTTTGCTGTTAGACCCTGATTAAAGGGTTTCTCCCTGCATTTCCATTTCTCATCAATTTGACCACTATGAATTAGAGAAGATTGATTTAACCGAGACTGCGTGGATCTTGTAGATACCCAGTTGGCTAGATTGTTCCATTATAGAGTTCCTTTCAGTTTCCTCTGCAGAGGAGGGCTCTCATATGCATTTCTCTCCATTATGACTGCTTACATGTTACTCCCATTATTCTCAGTACCATCCTGATGTCAATAAGGAATCTGGCGCGACGGAAAAGTTCAAGGAAATCAGTGCAGCATATGAGGTATAATGAAGCCATCAAACTCAAGATTTGATTTGTAATGACTGTGATGTATCTTATTAGTCCAATTACCATTTATTTAGATCTGTTTCCAGATACAAAAATGAGCTTCTCAATCTTactaaatttagtttccaaacattcttGTATTTGGAAACGTAATCTTATACAAAAACAATGTGTTACCAAATTAGGTATTATATGTCATGCCATATGTAGCCAAGGTCTTATAATTCTACATATTTTTGTACTTctgattaattttgattatttatttagtatctAGTTAGTTATGGTAtatttatttgaagtgtatAAACATGACTCTTTCTCTACAACTAAAGCATCAATGATATCTCCCTTTATTTGTCTATTGTTATATGGCCCTTATGGTGAGGCAGTTCATAGTTCTTCCACTAATTTGCATTTCACATTGGATTAGAGTGATTTCTGTAGTGATAATAGTAGAGTTATTAGGAATTAGGCCATACAGATTCCTCTCCTCAGTTTGATTGCTTATTCTATTGAGTATTAATTGCAATATTGTCAGGTGCTATCAGATGACAAAAAGAGGTCATTATATGATCAATATGGTGAGGAGGGTGTAAGAAGTACTGTAGGAGGACAAGCTGGTGCTTATACGGTACCACCCATCTCCCCTACTTACTGAATCTCTGGCTGTATTGGTATCAAATTGTTTCCATGTTGATCATGATATGAAAAcatctacatttgttatgtttgtcaaaatcagtatgatctaaaaaataatataatcatgaTCCAAAACATAATCTTATCATAATAGTGAAAAATAGCTCTATACCAAATGAGGcaaaaaattacactataatttaGATCATGATGgagaaaatgatttatatacCAAATGAGGTAATACAAACACACTATAATAcggatcatgatccaaaaaacTTCTTATACCAAACGAAAAAGAAAttactttcaattttaactttttttatttttcattgagATCTTAGTTGTGACTTTGAACTCCAACTCCTTCTCTCTGTCCCTGTGTTGCCTTATAAATCGTCACTTCTCCAtctcttgataaaaaaaaaagaaaaaaaaagatggaGAAATATGTTTCAGAAGGCTATCTTTGACTATTGTAATAAGAGTTTTGCCCTTCTCCAcagtatattaaattaaaaaaacaaaaaagaagtGTTAATGTTGAGGAAGAACAGGTGTCATATAATTAGGAGAATACCTCTAAACTGGTCCTTCTCAAGTATAACCATGTTTATCAACAATTGTTAGCACATAAAATGTGGCATTATCATGATTTAATTGCTACAACACTACAATGGGCACAATCCTTTTGCAGACCAATCCTTTTGATCTATTTGAGACATTTTTCGGGTCTTCCATGGGAGGTTTTCAAGGAATGGACACAGGATTCAGCACTCGTGGGCGTAGTACTGTTGCTAAAGGTGAAGACATTCGGTATGTTAACTTTTTGTTGAATTCAGATTCACAATTTTCCAATTAGCTTATGTAACTGGCCTTTGTTTCATCTCAAAGGATTGCTGCTTTAGATCCTCAAACTTGacttgttataaaaaaatgaaacatttgttattttatttgatacttttatgattaattttccACTACAAAATTAGTGGAATCGAATTTGAGACCTCAGCCTCTTACACCTTTAGTTTTATCCTGGTATTAAGTATCATTGTATTGTGAACTGTTCACAACTGGATTTCTTTTGTATTGGTGCCTGTTTGTTAACTGCATCATAGTTGACAATATTCTGATTCATCTGAAATCCTatgtaattcaaattataagtttttatataGAAATCTAATTTTATAACCTATGgttgttttcttcttctaagGTTCTCTTACAATGTGATACGCTTTTCAGATATGATGTGACTTTGGATTTTTCTGCTGTCATATTTGGAGCGGAGAAGGAACTTGAAATTTCACATCTTGAAGCATGTGAAGCCTGTTCTGGAACTGGAGCAAAAGCGGGCTCCAAAATGAGGATATGTTCCACTTGTGGTGGCAGGGGTCAAGTTATGCGAACTGAGCAAACACCATTTGGCTTGTTTTCACAGGTAATTTTCTATGCGATTTTTTGGACATTCAGAGTTTCACTTGGATAGTATGGCCCTTAAGACCATATTGTAATGAGATTAATTAGGATGTAGATAGATGTGATAGCACAACTTTTATCACTTAAGAATGCGCttgataaaactgaaaactAAGTGTTGAGGTATGAAtacttgaattttttaaatgtcGAATGAGTTAAGagtgaaaaataaatgttgaataaaccaaataaaaatctATAACTGAAGTACTTCATATGTatgttgatttgataaaatgtgaaattattATTGTGAAAGTCATTAAACACTAGTTTAAAAAGTTGTTTTTTGTTGGTCTTACTATATTACCGAATTAAGCGACCTTATAGCTTAATCTTTTTAACCTGATTTGAGCTTCATCTAAATAATTGGTGATTTTAAATAGCAGTTATTAAatgaacttaattcaaataagtacttaatcatttaaattagttGATAAATTGCCTTGAGCAacataatgaattattttatatccgGATGTATATTGATAAGTCCATTGTTAGTTTTAAATTAGAAGTGGGTGTCTTTCTAGCATCTTCTTATCTCCTATCTCTACCGTCAGAAGGGAAATTTCCTAACAGAATTTTCATCTTAAGTTATGATAAAACCACCTTGTTGATTCAATTAACCATACAATCTAAAAGAATAGGGAAAACACAAGATTTAATGAGGTTTAGCCAATAGTTGTCTACATCCTCGGGAGTGCTGTTGTTGTATTACGCTCTTTAGGACATGATATTAATAGAGTAGTACATTAAGCCACAATGAATAAACTACCCTTGCCCCCAACTAATTAATGAGTATATATTAGCAACACACAGCGCACCTcttaaatttcttatattatttttttgtccaTCAACTATAGGTTTCAGTATGTCCAAAATGTAGTGGGAGTGGTGAGTTCATTTCTCGAAACTGTAATAAGTGTTCGGGTGAGGGGCGTGTGCGTGTTAAGAAAGACATAACAGTTAAGATTCCACCTGGAGTTAACAAGGGAAGTATTCTCCGGGTGGTTGGAGAAGGTGATGCTGGACCAAAAGGGTAAATGCTTCACTTCTactattaacttttttttattggttattaaGAAAATAGTTGTGCCTATCCCATATATTCAGAACATCAACATGTCTAAAGATCTTTTCCTCATTTTGTTTTCAACAGGGGTCCTCCAGGAGATCTTTATGTGTACCTAGATATTGAAGAGATACCAGAGATAGAAAGAGATGGCGTAAATCTACTTTCAACTGTTTCGATTAGTTATCTAGATGCTATATTAGGCGGTGTTGTTAAGGTAAATTGATTTGTGAGAATAATTGTTATCCACATAAATAATCAACATATGGAGGCATTTAATCTGCAGTAGCATAATACTTGATTGGTAATTTGACAGGTAAAGACAGTAGAAGGAAGCATTGATCTTCATATTCCTCCTGGTACTCAACCTGGACATGTGCTTGTATTGGCGAAAAAAGGTGTGCCAAAGCTAAACAAATCGACACTACGTGGAGACCACCTTTTCACTGTTAAAGTTACCATTCCTAAACGGATTAggtataattttgaaataatctgacttttattataaagaaaaaaaaaaattgtcctCAACATTTCTACAAATGTTGTAaggatattttgaatgattttatgTGTTCATGTTATGCTTTTTGCAGTGTGATGGAGCGGGAAGTACTTGAACAACTCGCCTACTTCAATGAGAATCCCAATGCCCGTACACAAGAGCGTCCTAAAATTCAGCAAGCTGGTAAAAACCACCCTCAGAATCTCTTGCACCATTATTCCCATGCTtggtttatttttcttttacaaatAACAGACAATGTTCTATATTTTCCTCCCAACTGATCATCATTcaaaatgtgtatatatatggagtgaaatatttttttgacatacaatatttaatattttcttcatAATTTACATCATTCAAAACTTGATTCCTGTTTTCAGCTGAAAAGGCCAACACTCAAAACCACAATGTTTCCAAGAAAACTGATGAGAAATCAGGAGAAGAAAATGGTTTTTTGAAGAAGTTACAAGAATTAGCTGGGTAATGTTCTCCtctataatcttttttttattgcaAATCAGCTAATGTAGTTTGTTTTGCAGGTCTACTGCAAAATGGTTCATGGACAATATTCTTTAAGAGACTTCAAAACATCTTGAGAATAAgatttgatgacattgttttatttagataatttgaTATTGAACTAATAGACACAAATAGAAGAATTAGAATATTATTAAGTAGGATAATTGttagtaattaaattataatttattcatttcaattttattgtttaagaTTAGATTGCAAATATTGTTACTATTGTTATTCAGATATGATTATtggattttgagtttttttgaaatcaatctatcaaataatttttttttgaaaaattatatatttatatctctaATATCATCTAATTTACAATAACTTACTCTACCAACTAACCACCCTATATCTAACTTATAGTCTCTTTTTTCGCCATTGATTTCTTCTGTGAGTTAAAGAATTCATCTTCTTCCTAGCCATCATCAACTGCAATTCcagatcttcttcttcctctgatTCTTCTCTAGATATTAATCCTCTATCTTGAAGATCCGTTATCAACAATCTTCCATTCACACGACAACCTTCTGTCTCGATAGCATCAAGAAGAACACCATAAGTGTTGCTATTTGGACAAACACCTATCCGTTTCATCTCATCATACAATTCAAACGCACCGCCTGCGTTTCCACTCTCACATAAGCCCTTGATAAGAACATTATACGCGATTGCATCAAGTTTAACGCAATTCATCTCCATAACCCTCTTCAAATGTAAAGCCCCAGTTATATCCATCATTTTGCATAATCCATGCATAACTGTAGTGAAAATAGACACATTAGGAAGAATTCTCCCACGAACCATACAATCGATAACGAGATTCGCTTCTTCAACCTTCCCTCTCAACACAAGACCTCTTACTAAACAACCTTCTGCTTTTTCAGGCTCGGTTATAAAAAGTTctttcatctcatctttcaacTTAAATGCACCTTTTATATCCCCTTTCTTACACATACCTTTAACGATGGTCGCATATTGTCTATCTGTAGGAACGAAAC is part of the Impatiens glandulifera chromosome 1, dImpGla2.1, whole genome shotgun sequence genome and encodes:
- the LOC124941616 gene encoding chaperone protein DnaJ-like gives rise to the protein MAVASFSIIPPPSLGFTGDRTHTIFPILASTSSAFLGTNKYSLHLSSSQFSKKISVKRHGTMVRAAADYYSTLGVSRSASGKEVKAAYRRLARQYHPDVNKESGATEKFKEISAAYEVLSDDKKRSLYDQYGEEGVRSTVGGQAGAYTTNPFDLFETFFGSSMGGFQGMDTGFSTRGRSTVAKGEDIRYDVTLDFSAVIFGAEKELEISHLEACEACSGTGAKAGSKMRICSTCGGRGQVMRTEQTPFGLFSQVSVCPKCSGSGEFISRNCNKCSGEGRVRVKKDITVKIPPGVNKGSILRVVGEGDAGPKGGPPGDLYVYLDIEEIPEIERDGVNLLSTVSISYLDAILGGVVKVKTVEGSIDLHIPPGTQPGHVLVLAKKGVPKLNKSTLRGDHLFTVKVTIPKRISVMEREVLEQLAYFNENPNARTQERPKIQQAAEKANTQNHNVSKKTDEKSGEENGFLKKLQELAGSTAKWFMDNIL